The sequence GTCAACAAATAAGAAAAAAATAATAGATAAATAAATTTATATTAGTTAGCTCTTATAGAAAAAATATCTTTTTTAACATCTATTTATCAATGAATGTTAATTTTATACTTATTGGCTCTCTTATTGTTTTTACATCTTTTGGCTTGAAAGCAATCACAGGAATGGGGGCGGCGCTTTTATGTGTGCCTTTGTTAGCCCTAATAATAGATATAAGACAAGCCGTGCCCATTGAACTGATATTTGAATTGATTTTTGGGGCGATTCTTTTTTTTCGTATTTATCGTGAAATTCAGGTGTCGCTTTTGATTCTTGTCGTTTTGAGCGCTCTTCTCGGTATTTCGGTTGGCACTGAAATTCTCCTTATTGCCAGTGAATCCTTGTTAAGGATTATTTTATCTATTGTCGTTTTTATTTTTTCTTTAAGGATTTTTATAACTTCGAATAAAGAAAGAATTGGGACAGATAGAAAAACATCGTATCTTTTGGGTGCTATTTGCGGCTTTGCAGGAGGCAGCATCGGAGGGATAACAGGACAACAAGGTCCGCCAATTGCTCTGTATCTTGAAAATCAGATATCAGATAAAACGAAGCTTCGCTCAACCTTGATAGCAGTCTTTTTTATCAATGACCTTTTTAGACTATTCCTCTATATTTCAGAGGGCATAATGAATAAGGAAATTTTTTTCCAAAGCCTTTATTTTATTCCTGCCATAGCTGCTGCAGTGCTAGTAGGGAATTTTTTCCACTTTAAGATTGATGAAACCCTGATACGCAGATTGATTGCTATAATCTTAATTGTTTCTGCTCTGATAATTTCCTATCCTGTCGTTTATGCATTGTTTTGATAAATTTTAAAGAGTTCTCATTGTCCTATTTTTTATGCCTTTCAATGTTTCTGGCTTTTTGATTTTACAAAAAAGTTTCTCTTTGGTCATCTATGAAAACTATTCGAAAAGAGTATGTGAATCAAAGAAAATCCATAATAATTTTGGTTATAATTGGAAATAAAAAAAAAGCGCCTTCCCCGAGTTTGCAAGAAGGCGCATTTAATATTGTCTTTTTTTTAATCAGTTAAAATCAATCGAATGAATCCATTGGCAGAGGATTTTTAACTTTCCCAATCGATGTGCATTTTGGACAACCTGAGATATCCTGCTTCAATGCACCAAAACAATAGCTAATGGCTTTTTCAGCAGTATCATAAGGACCTGACCAATAATCTGTCATAGTACCGGTGCGCGGCTGACATTCAGGGCATGTTGCTTGATGAATTACAGCTTTCTTTTTTGGGTAATTGCAATAAACAAAATATTCTGCCATTGATATCTCCTCCATATAGGTTTTCTTTATAGAAATAATTAACGACAGTCTTTCAAGTTGTCAAGTCTAAAAATTTTATATTTGCATATTAGCTTGATTCAGCTATTTTTACACCTGCCTCGTAAGCTCGGTTTAGGGCTTCTTCATTCTTTTTTATTGAATCGGGTTCGATGTTTCCACAGACTTCTATCTTGTCCACGACACTGATTCCCAAAAAGGACATAGTCTGTTCCCATCTGTCGAGTATTGGCTTATACATTTCAGGCACTGGTGCACCACATAGAAAAGCGATAACTGCTTTCTTTCCCTCTTTTAGATGTATGGTAAAATCTGATGCAAGATAGGGATACCAACGGTCCCAAAAAACCTTCATCTGCCCTGTTGCTTCTCCCCAAAAAATAGGACTGGCAAACAAAAATCCGTCTGCTTCTTGGATTTTATCGTAAAGGGGGGTCATATCGTCCTTTTTTTGACAGCTATGTGTTTCTCTACATCCCTGACATGCCTGACATGGATTTATGTTAAGGTCGTTGAGATAAATCTTTTCAACTACTGCACCCTTTGATTTTGCGCCTTCGATGAATTTTTCTGTGAAAATATCAGTATTTGCTTTCTTGCGGGGACTTGCTACAAATGCAAGAATCTGCATTGAAAATACTCCTTTGAATAAAGGATTTTACACAAATGCTTTAACAGATGGTACAGTTTACAGATAAAATTTTGTAATTTGACTGCCCTATTATTTCTAATAACTAAAATTTTTCGGTCCTGCTGCATGCAAGCAGTTTTTCACCGTGCTTGTAAAAAAGTACTATTATTTTATTGTCACCTTTTTGCTCAACTACTTTTCCTAAGCCAAAGGTGTGATGTTCGATAATGTCGTCAACAAAGTATGTTTGCTCATAAGCATAGGGTTTTGGATTGCCATTTTGAAGTTGAGCGAGATAAGATTCTTCAAGATGAATCCCTGAAAGTCTTTCAGCGCTTATCTTCCTGCGATTTCTTCTTCTACTCGGCTCTTTTTCATTGAGAAGTCTTCTAATAAGCCGCGTACAATTCTTTCCGCAACCTTCACAATGAAGTTTTACTTTCTCCTCTGTGACAGCGCGGATTTTATGGGGCGACTTACCATTACATCTCTTGCATTCGATTATAATCGTATTGTTTTCAATGAGTTCTTCTTTTTTTACTGCCATTTATACCTCCTTCTTTAAATATGACAATAAAAGCAAAATGTTAATTCAGTTTCTATCTTCCTTCCCTTGTATAGAGCGTATTTGTTAACATATAAATTAGAAATAGTCAAATCTTTGAGTAAGTTAAAAAATTATGGAACTTTTTTCGTTCAAAGATGTCTTAATATTATAGCAATGGAATATGCAGATGAAGAGAAATGGGTTTGACGAGGATGTTGAGGTTGTTGAAAAAGCATCTAAGGGCGATGTGCTTGCTTTTAAAAAGCTTTATGAATCAAACAAGGGCAGAATTTATAACTATGCCCTGAGAATGACGAATGATAGAGATGCGGCAAATGAGATTACACAGGAAATCTTCGTAAAAGCATACAGACATCTGAAGCGGCTCAGAAAAAAGGACAGCTTCAAGTCTTGGCTTATGGCGATAGCAGTTAATTTTACAAAAGATTTTTTGAAATATAAGAGGCGAAAAGGGGAAATTTTTGATGACAACAAGAGGCTACAACAGATTGACAATTTTGAAAGTAATGAAAGTCCGGAAAGTTTATTTTTAGAAAATGAAATGAAGGATGCAGTAATTAAATCGCTTTCTATGCTAAAACCCTTTCATAGGGAGATTATTGTTCTCTATTACATTGAAGGATTTAGCATAAAGGAAATAGCATCGATAATCTCAGTCTCGGAAGGCACTGTAAAATCCCGCCTCTCACGGGCAAGAGAGGAAATTTCAAAAGAGTTAAGAAGATTAGGATTTTAATATAGGCAGGATTCTTTATGAAATGTAGAAAGATTAAAGGAAAATTGAATGACTATATTACCGGAATTTTAGATTTTGAGACAAAGAGACTTATTGAAAAACATCTTGCAGATTGTCCTGATTGTTCTAATGAACTTTCATTGTTGAAGAGAATTGAATCGAATATTAAAGCCATTGGTTATGTTGAACCGCCTTCTGACCTTTGGATAAAGATAAGAGAGAAGATTGAAAATGAAGAAAAAGCTTTTTTTAAAGAGTGGTATGAAAGCATTACATTTTTCCCATCTATTCTTTGGAAAAGAATCGCCTTTGTTTTTGGAATTGTTTTAATTTTGTTTTCTGTGGGGATTTTCATAATGCAGGACGAATTTGGCAAAGAGGAAACCCTTTATCCCTCAGACTATGTGGCAGAGCATATTATTGCTTCTTATAATGACCCATTGTCTGACAGATTAGCATTAAACCTTATTATTGCCAGTGAAAACGATTCAAAATGAAAAGAATGGAAACTGTTAACAGATTCACTCTGACGCTATTTTATGTATTTATAATCCTTCTTTTTAATATTTCAGCCCATGCATTGACACCTGAAGAAATTCTAAGAAATGCTATCAGAAAAAAAGGGATGCAGAATTTTTCTGGTATTTCAAGAACTGTTTCCTTCATAAAGTCAAAGGAATGTATGGCAGAAGCGAGAGTTTATTTCAGGCGTCCCGGAATGTGCAGAATGGAGCATATGAGAGGAATACCTCCGGATAAGGTTTTAATAACAAAAAATAACGAGATATTGTCAATCGATTACCGCCAGAGGAAGGTTTACAAGACAAAAATCACTTCATCAGCTAATGACAATGAGTCAAAGGAGAAACTTCTGTTGAAAAATTACAGCCCATTTTTGAAAGGAGAGGAGAAAATTGCTGGTAGAAAGGCTTATGTTATCGAGGTCAAATCTCGTCTGAAGGGACGACCCAGTAAGCTATTGTGGATTGACAAGGAAAATTTTGCAATTCTATCATCAAAGACATTTAGCTGCGGGGGAAAACTAAAAACTTCCGTTGTATTCAGTGAAGTTGATTTTCATAATGAACCACCAGAAAAAAAATTTCTTTTGCCTGAGGGATTCAAGGTTGTAACTGTTGAGCAAAGGGATAGGAAAATCGATTCAGTTGATGAACTGTCAAAAAAAGTAGAGTTTGATGTGAAATTGCCTGAAAAACTTCCTGAAGGTTTTGTTTTTGACGGATTTTTTCTTTACCGCTGTAATTGTGGCGTCAATATGGCGCATATCCGCTATTTCGACGGTCTTGCCGGAATATCGATATTTGAAGGACCAAGAGATTGTCCAAAGTGTGGAGAAGGCTTTTCATGGAGGCGGAGAATAGGAATGAGGAATAATGATACCTGCACCAAAGAAGAATGTGAGCTGACTGGACAAAAATGGGAGAACATACGGACCTTTTTAGATGACACAAGAAGGTTTATCGTTATTGCAGATATATCAGATGATGAAATGGAGCTTATTAAAAATGAGCTTCTGAGAAAATAATCGTATTTATTCCGCATAGGAATGGAACCTTTCAAAAGTTTACCTGTCTTAAGAAAATGTAAACAACAATTTCTGATAAAATTTTAAGGAGGTGAT comes from Candidatus Schekmanbacteria bacterium and encodes:
- a CDS encoding sulfite exporter TauE/SafE family protein; the encoded protein is MNVNFILIGSLIVFTSFGLKAITGMGAALLCVPLLALIIDIRQAVPIELIFELIFGAILFFRIYREIQVSLLILVVLSALLGISVGTEILLIASESLLRIILSIVVFIFSLRIFITSNKERIGTDRKTSYLLGAICGFAGGSIGGITGQQGPPIALYLENQISDKTKLRSTLIAVFFINDLFRLFLYISEGIMNKEIFFQSLYFIPAIAAAVLVGNFFHFKIDETLIRRLIAIILIVSALIISYPVVYALF
- a CDS encoding flavodoxin family protein; translated protein: MQILAFVASPRKKANTDIFTEKFIEGAKSKGAVVEKIYLNDLNINPCQACQGCRETHSCQKKDDMTPLYDKIQEADGFLFASPIFWGEATGQMKVFWDRWYPYLASDFTIHLKEGKKAVIAFLCGAPVPEMYKPILDRWEQTMSFLGISVVDKIEVCGNIEPDSIKKNEEALNRAYEAGVKIAESS
- a CDS encoding RNA polymerase sigma factor gives rise to the protein MQMKRNGFDEDVEVVEKASKGDVLAFKKLYESNKGRIYNYALRMTNDRDAANEITQEIFVKAYRHLKRLRKKDSFKSWLMAIAVNFTKDFLKYKRRKGEIFDDNKRLQQIDNFESNESPESLFLENEMKDAVIKSLSMLKPFHREIIVLYYIEGFSIKEIASIISVSEGTVKSRLSRAREEISKELRRLGF
- a CDS encoding zf-HC2 domain-containing protein yields the protein MKCRKIKGKLNDYITGILDFETKRLIEKHLADCPDCSNELSLLKRIESNIKAIGYVEPPSDLWIKIREKIENEEKAFFKEWYESITFFPSILWKRIAFVFGIVLILFSVGIFIMQDEFGKEETLYPSDYVAEHIIASYNDPLSDRLALNLIIASENDSK